One Pseudomonas tolaasii NCPPB 2192 genomic window carries:
- a CDS encoding inhibitor of vertebrate lysozyme family protein — protein sequence MTTLSLKAIAAVLLLGGSGLVMAANDGQTRANELLNSDPQFRQTWQGVVKKEERLPEWVMNLSGTAEQMNAVEEDGDKYLVGPLCETADTCLNKRLIVAFSYDKKDAYAMLVQVPAGLPADKSPTRHADYRFLGKPNEGMQKLLMEQLKKDPNWY from the coding sequence ATGACCACTCTGTCCCTCAAAGCCATTGCTGCCGTCCTGCTTCTGGGCGGCAGCGGCCTGGTGATGGCCGCCAACGACGGCCAGACCCGAGCCAACGAACTGCTCAATTCTGACCCGCAATTTCGCCAGACCTGGCAAGGCGTGGTGAAGAAAGAAGAGCGCCTGCCGGAATGGGTGATGAACCTGTCGGGCACCGCCGAACAGATGAATGCCGTGGAAGAGGATGGCGACAAGTACTTGGTCGGGCCGCTCTGCGAAACCGCAGACACTTGCCTGAACAAGCGCCTGATCGTCGCCTTCAGCTACGACAAGAAAGATGCCTACGCCATGTTGGTGCAAGTCCCGGCCGGTTTGCCGGCGGACAAGTCGCCCACACGGCACGCCGATTACCGTTTTCTCGGTAAGCCGAATGAAGGCATGCAGAAGCTGCTGATGGAGCAGCTGAAGAAAGACCCGAATTGGTACTAG
- a CDS encoding ATP-binding protein, which translates to MKLAMKLRTRLFLSISALITVALLGLILGLVSVMQMAKTQESLIRSNFVTLDLGLKLRQSLGDQLIMMLEKRPDPEALLASKQRYFDLLDQGIAHEQRNGNSHGFSQAHTDYQNLLEAFDESQQPSPPPGSKEKLTETFNVLRNGLIAEHKMALENISNSEHKSRERALLIAGLLGLVGLAVLIIGFVTAHGIARRFGGPIEALAKAADKIGQGDFEVTLPISSAAEMNQLTRRFGIMAEALRQHQATNVDELLAGQQRLQAVLDSIDDGLLMIDRQGRLEHLNPVAQRQLGWDEARLGQGLGEALVRPELDEQLQLVLRGGNLERAPEDLEVEVDGELRLLTYSLTPVSHTQGHILGAVMVLHDVTEQRAFERVRSEFVLRASHELRTPVTGMHMAFGLFRERAKFPAESREADLLDTVNEEMQRLMQLINDLLNFSRYQNGLQKLTLGPCDVPDLLEHARARFAELANAQHIELLVEAQADLPRLYADQAQLERVLDNLLANALRHTAEGGQIRLQARRHGERVIISVEDNGEGIAYGQQGRIFEPFVQVGRKKGGAGLGLALCKEIVQLHGGRMGVYSRPGQGTQFYMALPL; encoded by the coding sequence ATGAAGCTTGCGATGAAACTGCGCACTCGGTTGTTCCTGAGTATCTCGGCGCTGATCACCGTCGCTCTGCTGGGCCTGATTCTGGGCCTGGTCAGCGTGATGCAGATGGCCAAGACTCAGGAATCGCTGATACGCAGCAACTTCGTCACCCTGGACCTGGGGCTGAAACTGCGCCAGAGCCTGGGCGACCAGTTGATCATGATGCTGGAGAAGCGCCCCGACCCGGAGGCTCTGCTGGCGTCAAAACAGCGCTACTTCGACCTGCTGGACCAAGGCATCGCCCACGAACAGCGCAACGGCAACAGCCATGGCTTCAGCCAGGCCCACACCGATTACCAGAACCTGCTGGAAGCGTTCGACGAATCCCAGCAGCCATCGCCGCCGCCCGGCAGCAAGGAAAAACTCACCGAAACCTTCAATGTGCTGCGCAACGGCCTGATCGCCGAGCACAAGATGGCCCTGGAAAACATCAGTAACAGCGAGCACAAATCCCGTGAACGCGCCCTGCTGATTGCCGGCCTCCTGGGTTTGGTGGGGCTTGCAGTCTTGATCATCGGTTTTGTCACGGCGCACGGCATCGCGCGGCGCTTCGGCGGGCCCATCGAAGCACTGGCGAAAGCGGCGGACAAGATCGGTCAGGGTGATTTCGAAGTGACGCTGCCGATTTCCTCGGCGGCGGAGATGAACCAGTTGACCCGTCGCTTCGGGATTATGGCCGAGGCACTGCGCCAGCATCAGGCAACCAATGTCGACGAACTGCTGGCCGGCCAACAACGCCTGCAAGCCGTACTCGACAGCATCGACGACGGCTTGTTGATGATTGACCGCCAAGGCCGCCTTGAACACCTCAACCCCGTGGCACAGCGCCAGTTGGGTTGGGACGAAGCGCGCTTGGGCCAAGGCCTTGGTGAGGCGTTGGTACGTCCCGAACTGGATGAACAACTGCAACTGGTACTGCGCGGCGGCAACCTGGAACGGGCACCGGAAGATCTGGAAGTGGAAGTGGATGGCGAGCTGCGCCTGCTGACCTACAGCCTCACGCCGGTCAGCCACACCCAGGGGCATATCCTGGGCGCAGTGATGGTTTTGCATGATGTGACGGAACAACGTGCTTTCGAGCGCGTGCGCAGTGAGTTTGTGTTGCGGGCCTCCCACGAGCTGCGCACGCCGGTAACCGGCATGCACATGGCGTTCGGGCTATTTCGCGAGCGTGCAAAATTTCCGGCAGAGTCCCGAGAAGCGGACCTGCTGGATACGGTAAATGAAGAAATGCAGCGCCTGATGCAGTTGATCAACGACCTGCTCAACTTTTCGCGCTACCAGAACGGCCTGCAGAAACTGACCCTGGGGCCGTGCGACGTCCCTGATCTGCTGGAACACGCCCGCGCCCGCTTCGCGGAATTGGCGAATGCGCAGCACATTGAACTGCTGGTGGAGGCGCAAGCGGATTTGCCCAGGCTGTATGCCGATCAGGCGCAGCTGGAGCGCGTGCTGGACAACCTGCTCGCCAACGCCCTGCGACACACCGCCGAAGGCGGGCAGATTCGCCTGCAGGCACGCCGCCATGGCGAGCGGGTGATTATCAGCGTCGAGGATAACGGCGAGGGTATTGCCTACGGCCAGCAAGGGCGAATCTTCGAACCCTTTGTGCAGGTGGGTCGCAAGAAAGGCGGCGCAGGCCTGGGTTTGGCACTGTGCAAAGAGATTGTGCAATTGCATGGCGGCCGGATGGGTGTGTATTCGCGGCCGGGGCAGGGGACGCAGTTCTATATGGCGTTGCCGCTGTAA
- the algB gene encoding sigma-54-dependent response regulator transcription factor AlgB, translated as MESAKELQGRILLVDDESAILRTFRYCLEDEGYTVATANSAAQADALMQRQVFDLCFLDLRLGEDNGLDVLAQMRVQAPWMRVVIVTAHSAVDTAVDAIQAGAADYLVKPCSPDQLRLATAKQLEVRQLSARLEALEGEVRQPKDGLDSHSPAMMVVLETARQVAGTDANILILGESGTGKGELARAIHGWSKRSKKSCVTINCPSLTAELMESELFGHSRGAFTGASESTLGRVNQADGGTLFLDEIGDFPLTLQPKLLRFIQDKEYERVGDPVTRRADVRILAATNLNLEDMVRDGRFREDLLYRLNVITLHLPPLRERSEDILTLADRFLARFVKEYARPARGFSDEAREALLNYRWPGNIRELRNVVERASIICPQEKVEISHLGMAEQPTNNAPRIGAALSLDELEKAHIGAVLATSDTLDQAARTLGIDASTLYRKRKQYNL; from the coding sequence ATGGAATCAGCCAAGGAACTTCAAGGCCGCATTCTTTTAGTGGATGACGAATCCGCGATCCTCCGCACCTTCCGTTATTGCCTGGAAGATGAAGGCTACACCGTCGCCACCGCCAACAGCGCCGCCCAGGCCGATGCCTTGATGCAGCGCCAGGTGTTCGACCTGTGTTTCCTCGACCTGCGCCTGGGCGAAGACAATGGCCTGGACGTGCTGGCCCAGATGCGCGTGCAAGCGCCTTGGATGCGTGTGGTGATCGTCACCGCGCATTCGGCCGTCGACACCGCCGTCGACGCGATCCAGGCCGGTGCTGCGGATTACCTGGTCAAACCCTGCAGCCCCGACCAGTTGCGCCTGGCCACCGCCAAGCAACTGGAAGTGCGCCAGCTCTCGGCGCGCCTGGAAGCGCTCGAAGGCGAAGTGCGCCAACCCAAGGACGGCCTCGACTCCCACAGCCCGGCCATGATGGTGGTACTGGAAACGGCGCGGCAGGTGGCCGGGACTGACGCCAACATCCTGATCCTTGGCGAATCCGGCACCGGTAAAGGCGAACTGGCACGGGCGATTCACGGCTGGAGCAAGCGCTCGAAGAAGTCCTGCGTGACCATCAACTGCCCGTCGCTGACGGCGGAGCTGATGGAAAGCGAATTGTTCGGCCACAGCCGCGGCGCGTTTACCGGCGCCAGCGAGAGCACGCTGGGCCGGGTCAACCAAGCGGACGGCGGCACACTGTTTCTCGACGAGATCGGCGACTTTCCTCTCACGTTGCAACCCAAATTGCTGCGTTTCATTCAGGACAAGGAATACGAACGCGTCGGCGACCCGGTTACCCGCCGCGCCGATGTGCGCATTCTCGCGGCCACCAACCTGAACCTCGAAGACATGGTGCGCGACGGGCGCTTCCGTGAAGACTTGCTGTACCGCCTCAACGTCATCACCTTGCACCTGCCACCGCTGCGCGAACGCAGCGAAGACATCCTGACGTTGGCCGACCGCTTCCTGGCACGCTTCGTCAAGGAATACGCCCGGCCTGCGCGCGGTTTCAGCGACGAGGCGCGCGAAGCGCTGCTCAACTATCGCTGGCCGGGTAACATCCGCGAGCTGCGTAACGTGGTCGAGCGCGCCAGCATTATCTGCCCACAGGAGAAAGTTGAAATCAGCCACCTCGGCATGGCCGAACAACCGACCAACAATGCGCCGCGTATCGGTGCTGCGCTGAGCCTGGACGAACTGGAGAAAGCCCACATCGGCGCCGTGCTCGCCACCAGCGACACCCTGGACCAGGCGGCCCGCACCCTAGGTATCGACGCTTCGACCCTGTACCGCAAACGCAAACAGTACAACCTGTGA
- a CDS encoding nucleoside recognition domain-containing protein, whose protein sequence is MLNGLWLGFFVVAMVSALAQWLVGGNAGIFAAMVESIFAMAKLSVEVMVLLFGTLTLWLGFLRIAEKAGIVDWLAKALGPLFRRLMPEVPAGHPAIGLITLNFAANGLGLDNAATPIGLKAMKALQELNPLPNTASNAQILFLVLNASSLTLLPVTIFMYRAQQGAADPTLVFLPILLATSASTLVGLLSVAIMQRLRLWDPVVLAYLIPGALVLGGFMAFLATLSATALAGLSSILGNLTLFGLIMLFLVIGALRKVKVYEAFVEGAKEGFDVAKNLLPYLVAMLCAVGVLRASGALDFGLEGIRHVVAWTGLDTRFVDALPTAMVKPFSGSAARALLIETMQTQGVDSFPALVAATIQGSTETTFYVLAVYFGSVGIQRARHAVGCALLAEFAGVVAAIAVCYWFFG, encoded by the coding sequence ATGCTCAATGGCCTGTGGCTTGGCTTCTTTGTCGTGGCAATGGTGTCAGCGCTGGCGCAATGGCTGGTCGGCGGTAATGCCGGCATTTTCGCGGCGATGGTCGAAAGCATTTTCGCCATGGCCAAATTGTCGGTGGAAGTGATGGTGCTGCTGTTCGGCACCCTGACCTTGTGGCTGGGCTTTCTGCGCATCGCTGAAAAAGCCGGGATCGTCGACTGGCTGGCCAAGGCCCTCGGCCCGCTGTTCCGTCGCCTGATGCCGGAAGTGCCCGCCGGTCACCCTGCCATCGGTTTGATCACCCTCAACTTCGCCGCCAATGGCCTGGGCCTCGACAACGCGGCCACGCCCATCGGCCTGAAAGCCATGAAGGCGCTGCAGGAACTCAACCCCCTCCCCAACACCGCGAGCAACGCGCAGATCCTGTTCCTGGTGCTCAACGCGTCCTCGCTGACGCTGCTGCCGGTGACCATCTTTATGTACCGCGCGCAACAAGGCGCCGCAGACCCGACGCTGGTGTTCCTGCCGATTTTGCTGGCTACCAGTGCTTCCACCCTGGTGGGCCTGCTGTCGGTGGCGATCATGCAGCGCTTGCGCCTGTGGGACCCGGTGGTGCTGGCTTACCTGATTCCCGGCGCGCTGGTGCTCGGTGGTTTCATGGCGTTTCTGGCGACACTGTCCGCCACGGCGTTGGCAGGCTTGTCTTCGATCCTCGGCAACCTGACGCTGTTCGGCCTGATCATGTTGTTTCTGGTGATCGGCGCGTTGCGCAAGGTGAAGGTCTACGAGGCGTTTGTCGAAGGTGCCAAAGAAGGCTTCGACGTGGCCAAGAACCTGCTGCCGTATCTGGTGGCGATGCTCTGCGCGGTGGGCGTGTTGCGTGCCTCGGGCGCGCTGGATTTCGGCCTTGAAGGCATTCGCCATGTGGTGGCCTGGACCGGCCTGGACACGCGCTTTGTCGATGCGTTGCCCACTGCGATGGTCAAGCCATTCTCCGGCAGCGCGGCGCGGGCGTTATTGATCGAGACCATGCAGACCCAGGGCGTGGACAGCTTCCCGGCGTTGGTGGCGGCGACGATCCAGGGCAGTACCGAGACCACCTTTTACGTGTTGGCGGTGTACTTTGGGTCGGTGGGCATTCAGCGCGCCAGGCATGCGGTCGGGTGTGCGTTGCTGGCCGAGTTTGCCGGTGTCGTGGCGGCGATTGCGGTGTGCTACTGGTTTTTTGGCTGA
- the gltP gene encoding glutamate/aspartate:proton symporter GltP gives MKKAKLSLAWQILIGLVLGIAIGAVLNHFSAEKAWWISNVLQPAGDIFIRLIKMIVIPIVISSLIVGIAGVGDAKKLGRIGVKTILYFEIVTTIAIVVGLLLANLFHPGAGIDMSTLGTVDISKYTATAAEVQHEHAFIETILNLIPSNIFAAVARGEMLPIIFFSVLFGLGLSSLKPELREPLVTMFQGVSESMFKVTHMIMKYAPIGVFALIAVTVANFGFASLLPLAKLVILVYVAILFFAFVVLGLIARLFGFSVIKLMRIFKDELVLAYSTASSETVLPRVIEKMEAYGAPKAICSFVVPTGYSFNLDGSTLYQSIAAIFIAQLYGIDLSIGQQLMLVLTLMVTSKGIAGVPGVSFVVLLATLGSVGIPLEGLAFIAGVDRVMDMARTALNVIGNALAVLVISRWEGMYDDAKGERYWNSLPHWRSKEAAPTAQATRG, from the coding sequence ATGAAGAAGGCAAAGCTAAGCCTCGCCTGGCAGATCCTCATCGGTTTGGTGCTGGGGATCGCAATCGGTGCAGTGCTCAACCATTTCAGTGCTGAAAAGGCCTGGTGGATCAGCAATGTGTTGCAGCCAGCGGGCGATATCTTTATCCGCCTGATCAAGATGATCGTGATCCCGATTGTGATTTCTTCGCTGATCGTCGGCATTGCCGGTGTCGGCGACGCGAAAAAGCTCGGGCGTATCGGCGTCAAAACCATCCTTTACTTCGAAATCGTCACCACCATCGCCATCGTGGTCGGCCTGCTGTTGGCCAACCTGTTCCACCCTGGCGCGGGCATCGACATGAGTACCCTGGGTACCGTCGACATCTCCAAGTACACCGCCACCGCCGCCGAAGTGCAGCATGAGCATGCGTTCATCGAGACCATCCTCAACCTGATTCCGTCGAACATCTTTGCCGCCGTGGCCCGTGGCGAGATGCTGCCGATCATCTTCTTCTCGGTGCTGTTCGGTCTCGGCCTGTCGAGCCTCAAGCCCGAGCTGCGCGAGCCGCTGGTGACCATGTTCCAGGGCGTGTCCGAGAGCATGTTCAAAGTCACCCACATGATCATGAAGTACGCCCCGATCGGCGTATTCGCACTGATCGCGGTGACCGTCGCCAACTTCGGCTTCGCCTCCTTGCTGCCGCTGGCCAAGCTGGTGATCCTGGTTTACGTCGCCATCCTGTTCTTCGCCTTTGTGGTGCTGGGCCTGATCGCTCGCCTGTTCGGCTTCTCGGTGATCAAGCTGATGCGCATCTTCAAGGATGAGCTGGTACTGGCTTACTCCACCGCCAGCTCCGAAACCGTGTTGCCCCGTGTGATCGAGAAGATGGAAGCCTACGGCGCGCCGAAAGCCATCTGCAGCTTCGTGGTACCGACCGGTTACTCGTTCAACCTTGACGGCTCGACCCTGTACCAAAGCATTGCGGCAATCTTTATTGCCCAGCTGTACGGCATCGACCTGTCGATCGGCCAGCAATTGATGCTGGTACTGACCCTGATGGTCACCTCCAAAGGCATCGCCGGCGTTCCGGGCGTGTCGTTCGTGGTGCTGCTGGCCACTCTGGGCAGCGTGGGCATTCCGCTGGAAGGCCTGGCGTTCATCGCAGGTGTCGACCGTGTGATGGACATGGCGCGTACCGCCCTCAACGTGATCGGCAACGCCCTGGCCGTACTGGTTATCTCCCGTTGGGAAGGCATGTACGACGACGCCAAGGGCGAGCGCTACTGGAACTCGCTGCCGCACTGGCGCAGCAAAGAAGCCGCGCCAACCGCACAGGCCACTCGCGGCTGA
- a CDS encoding ABC-type transport auxiliary lipoprotein family protein: MKRAYQLIAPVALALISACSILPKADPSDVYRLASTQAASQGTPVSWSLRVSKPQTSEFLDSPRIAVVPNGDLISSYANSRWSDPSPVLLRNRFMDGFQRDGRVTLLSTDETNLQADYELGGQLQAFQSEYRGSAVEVVIRLDARLVRGSDQRIIASRRFEIHQPVADTKVPAVVAGFGVAGDQLNKQVVEWVVQQGNVASKH; the protein is encoded by the coding sequence ATGAAGCGTGCTTACCAACTGATCGCCCCCGTGGCCCTGGCCCTGATCAGCGCCTGCTCGATTTTGCCCAAGGCCGACCCGTCCGACGTGTACCGCCTCGCGTCAACGCAGGCAGCCAGCCAGGGCACTCCGGTGAGCTGGTCGCTGCGCGTGAGCAAGCCGCAAACCAGCGAATTTCTCGACAGCCCGCGCATTGCCGTGGTGCCCAATGGCGACCTGATCAGCAGTTACGCGAACTCACGCTGGAGCGATCCGTCGCCGGTGCTGCTGCGCAATCGCTTTATGGACGGTTTCCAGCGCGATGGCCGGGTGACGTTGCTGAGTACTGACGAGACTAACCTGCAGGCCGACTACGAGCTGGGCGGGCAGCTGCAGGCGTTTCAGAGTGAGTACCGGGGCAGTGCGGTGGAGGTGGTGATTCGCCTTGACGCGCGGCTGGTGCGCGGGAGTGATCAGCGCATTATTGCGAGCCGGCGGTTTGAAATTCACCAGCCGGTAGCGGACACCAAGGTGCCAGCGGTGGTGGCCGGGTTTGGGGTGGCGGGGGATCAGTTGAATAAACAGGTGGTGGAGTGGGTGGTGCAGCAGGGCAACGTTGCCTCTAAACACTGA
- a CDS encoding endonuclease/exonuclease/phosphatase family protein: MRRWGTERVVGLHDPQVNEHHLESTGLPADSRLRLLSFNIQVGISTEKYRHYLTRGWQHLLPHNGRAGNLQKIGNLLSDFDLVALQEADGGSMRSGYINQVEHLAQLGAFPYWYQQLNRNLGRLAQHSNGVLSRLKPWAIEDHPLPGPKGRGAILVRFGEGPEALVVVMMHLSLGSRTRMMQLAYIRELIGNYKHQVLMGDMNTHASDLLQNSPLRDLGLLAPQVEATFPSWRPQRCLDHILLSPTLTLESVQVLAQPISDHLPVAVEIRLPGSLTADAYPALSPGPRGPLA; this comes from the coding sequence ATGCGCCGCTGGGGTACCGAACGCGTTGTTGGCCTGCACGACCCGCAGGTCAACGAACACCATCTGGAATCCACGGGCCTGCCGGCAGACAGCCGTCTGCGCTTGTTGAGCTTCAATATTCAGGTGGGCATCAGTACCGAAAAGTACCGGCATTACCTCACCCGTGGTTGGCAGCACCTGCTGCCGCACAACGGGCGCGCCGGGAACCTGCAAAAGATCGGCAACCTGCTCAGCGACTTCGACCTGGTCGCGCTGCAGGAGGCGGACGGCGGCAGCATGCGCTCCGGCTACATCAACCAGGTCGAGCATCTGGCTCAGCTGGGTGCTTTCCCTTATTGGTATCAACAACTCAACCGCAACCTTGGGCGCCTGGCGCAGCACAGCAATGGCGTGCTTAGCCGCCTGAAGCCGTGGGCCATCGAAGATCACCCGTTGCCGGGCCCCAAGGGCCGGGGCGCGATCCTCGTGCGCTTTGGCGAAGGCCCGGAAGCGCTGGTGGTGGTCATGATGCATCTGTCGCTGGGTTCACGTACCCGCATGATGCAACTGGCCTACATCCGCGAGCTTATCGGCAATTACAAACATCAGGTGCTGATGGGTGACATGAACACCCACGCCAGCGACCTGTTGCAGAATTCCCCGCTGCGCGACCTCGGGTTACTGGCACCGCAAGTCGAAGCCACGTTTCCCAGCTGGCGCCCGCAGCGCTGCCTTGACCATATCCTGCTCAGCCCGACCCTCACGCTCGAAAGCGTGCAGGTACTGGCGCAGCCCATCTCCGATCACCTGCCGGTCGCGGTAGAGATTCGTCTGCCGGGTTCGCTCACGGCTGATGCATACCCCGCGTTGAGCCCAGGCCCTCGCGGACCCCTTGCATGA
- a CDS encoding DUF1328 domain-containing protein, producing the protein MLSWAITFLIIAIVAAVLGFGGIAGTATGIAKILFVVFLVMFIASFFFGRRGRG; encoded by the coding sequence ATGTTGAGTTGGGCAATCACATTTCTGATCATCGCCATTGTGGCTGCAGTCCTGGGCTTCGGTGGTATCGCGGGCACCGCCACGGGTATCGCCAAGATTCTCTTTGTCGTTTTCCTGGTGATGTTCATCGCTTCGTTCTTCTTTGGTCGTCGCGGCCGAGGCTGA
- a CDS encoding N-acetylmuramoyl-L-alanine amidase yields the protein MKSLYFAFVFLLLAGCASGPRLNTSHPSVNHDNRVQFVVVHYTSANLERSLALLTHGQVSSHYLIGDDGSGTIYKLVDESQRAWHAGESEWMGRTWLNSSSIGIEIVNPGYQDTPKGRVWFPYSEAQVQSLIVLLKDISKRNGIDPKNIIGHSDIAPLRKLDPGPLFPWKRLAAEGLGVWPDAQAVARFQVQYATELPSILWFQEELARLGYQTPQTGELDVATRHVIAAFQMHFRPSLFDGTPDAESAAILRALNRT from the coding sequence ATGAAATCCTTGTACTTCGCCTTTGTCTTTCTTCTGCTCGCGGGCTGCGCCAGTGGCCCGCGTCTGAACACCAGCCACCCTTCGGTCAACCACGACAACCGCGTGCAGTTCGTCGTCGTCCATTACACCTCCGCCAACCTCGAGCGCTCACTGGCCTTGCTGACCCACGGCCAGGTCAGCAGCCATTACCTGATCGGCGACGACGGTTCGGGCACCATCTACAAGCTGGTGGACGAGAGCCAGCGCGCCTGGCACGCCGGCGAAAGCGAGTGGATGGGTCGTACCTGGCTCAACTCCAGCTCCATCGGCATCGAAATCGTGAACCCGGGCTACCAGGACACGCCGAAGGGTCGGGTGTGGTTCCCGTACTCCGAGGCCCAGGTGCAATCGCTGATCGTGCTGCTCAAGGACATCAGCAAGCGCAATGGCATCGACCCCAAGAACATTATTGGCCACAGCGACATCGCGCCGCTGCGCAAACTGGATCCGGGCCCATTGTTCCCGTGGAAGCGTTTGGCTGCTGAAGGTTTGGGGGTTTGGCCGGATGCTCAAGCGGTCGCCCGGTTCCAGGTGCAGTACGCCACCGAGTTGCCGAGCATTCTCTGGTTCCAGGAAGAGTTGGCTCGCCTGGGTTACCAGACGCCACAGACGGGCGAGCTGGATGTGGCCACGCGTCATGTTATCGCTGCGTTCCAGATGCATTTCCGCCCATCGCTGTTCGATGGCACGCCGGATGCTGAAAGCGCCGCGATCCTGCGGGCCTTGAACCGCACTTGA
- a CDS encoding GGDEF domain-containing protein: protein MSDDAQRWKEKYLKSIERQDKLERRWAARLDLLRRGLVRSTLAAEGTDRAVDQCMKEMRDVVRTDDMDAALAALLPRLEKAVLDSEQRRETRVDQISTALTSLVAQLQKLPLPREVARPLKTFAKQLDGRVSQAREIPLLLSELSSLQGQALNNLEPEGEAARPGPGLLQRLFGSKEVSSDAPAAEVVPPVVPKPVAPRPEPQAPAQSEELTQALRAFAPVQHASAEPENVIAVASETVMLEVPAPAAIIQTVDVSEPEVAEPSPEDSPPESALAAFIEVPEAEVDTPDETTIGSLSLPPVLEAVEPDPDALQPDGTYALPDSPEPSYSSVARHIEDTLLGLLEDLSLPERYRPQAEAMRERLAHGLNWYELLPILDDLAVLMLAITDSGQHEFEAYLKQLNERLETFQGHLQVASEGHADSTSAARELDTQIREQVDGLQSSVQEAADLDSLKQVLESHLEGLLGTMDEHQQQRDQREKDVAARLKGLAERVANMEQEAQGYREHLEVQRQKALLDPLTGLPNRAAWSERLDHEVNAWHQRGNSLALAMLDLDHFKRINDSYGHLAGDKVLKIIANVLRKRLRPTDFIARFGGEEFVLLMPDSSLADGLAVGEVLRAAIEACPFHFKGEPVTITVSMGVAQFQPGERSDLALKRADEALYRAKAAGRNQVQPA, encoded by the coding sequence ATGAGCGACGACGCCCAGCGCTGGAAAGAGAAATACCTCAAAAGCATCGAGCGCCAGGACAAACTTGAGCGCCGCTGGGCCGCACGCCTCGACCTGCTGCGCCGAGGGCTTGTGCGCAGCACGCTGGCCGCCGAAGGAACCGACCGCGCGGTCGACCAGTGCATGAAGGAGATGCGCGATGTGGTGCGCACCGACGACATGGACGCCGCCCTCGCCGCCTTGTTGCCACGTCTGGAAAAGGCCGTGCTCGATTCGGAGCAGCGCCGCGAAACCCGGGTTGATCAGATCAGTACTGCACTGACGTCGCTTGTTGCGCAACTGCAAAAATTGCCGCTGCCCCGCGAGGTGGCGCGTCCACTGAAAACCTTTGCCAAGCAGCTGGATGGGCGCGTCAGTCAGGCGCGGGAAATCCCGCTGTTGCTCAGTGAGCTAAGCAGCTTGCAGGGGCAGGCACTGAATAACCTGGAGCCGGAAGGTGAAGCCGCGCGACCTGGGCCGGGTCTGCTGCAGCGCCTGTTTGGCAGCAAGGAGGTGTCGAGCGACGCGCCGGCTGCCGAGGTCGTGCCGCCCGTTGTGCCGAAGCCCGTCGCGCCCAGACCCGAGCCTCAGGCGCCCGCGCAATCCGAAGAACTGACCCAGGCCCTGCGCGCGTTTGCACCCGTGCAGCACGCATCGGCCGAGCCTGAGAACGTGATAGCGGTCGCCAGCGAAACCGTTATGCTCGAGGTGCCCGCGCCCGCCGCCATTATTCAAACCGTCGACGTCAGCGAGCCCGAGGTGGCCGAGCCTTCACCGGAAGACTCGCCGCCCGAGAGCGCTCTCGCCGCCTTTATTGAAGTACCTGAAGCTGAGGTCGATACGCCGGACGAAACCACCATCGGCAGCCTGTCGTTGCCGCCCGTGCTGGAAGCTGTCGAGCCGGACCCGGATGCGTTGCAGCCGGACGGTACCTACGCCCTGCCCGACTCGCCCGAGCCGTCCTACAGTTCGGTCGCCAGACATATCGAAGATACCCTGCTCGGCCTGCTGGAAGACCTGTCCCTGCCCGAGCGCTATCGACCCCAGGCCGAAGCCATGCGCGAGCGGCTGGCTCACGGCTTGAACTGGTACGAGCTGCTGCCGATCCTGGATGATCTGGCGGTATTGATGCTCGCGATCACCGACAGTGGCCAGCATGAGTTCGAGGCGTATCTCAAACAGCTCAATGAGCGGCTGGAGACATTCCAGGGCCATCTGCAGGTCGCCAGCGAAGGCCACGCCGACAGCACTTCGGCAGCGCGCGAGCTGGACACCCAGATTCGTGAGCAGGTCGACGGTCTGCAAAGCAGTGTGCAGGAGGCGGCCGACCTGGACAGCCTCAAGCAGGTGCTCGAAAGCCACCTCGAAGGCCTGCTCGGCACCATGGACGAGCACCAGCAGCAGCGCGATCAGAGGGAAAAGGACGTGGCGGCGCGACTCAAAGGCCTGGCCGAGCGGGTTGCGAACATGGAGCAGGAAGCCCAGGGCTATCGCGAGCACCTTGAAGTGCAGCGGCAGAAGGCCTTGCTCGACCCGCTGACCGGCCTGCCCAACCGCGCCGCCTGGAGCGAGCGCCTGGACCATGAGGTCAACGCCTGGCATCAGCGCGGCAATAGCCTGGCGCTGGCCATGCTCGACCTGGACCATTTCAAACGCATCAACGACAGCTACGGCCACCTGGCCGGTGACAAGGTGTTGAAGATCATCGCCAACGTGCTGCGCAAGCGTCTGCGTCCGACTGATTTTATTGCGCGGTTTGGCGGTGAAGAGTTTGTGTTGCTGATGCCTGACTCATCCCTGGCGGATGGGCTGGCTGTGGGTGAAGTGCTGCGCGCGGCGATTGAAGCGTGCCCGTTCCACTTCAAGGGCGAGCCGGTGACCATCACTGTGTCGATGGGTGTGGCGCAGTTCCAGCCGGGCGAGCGCAGTGATTTGGCGCTCAAGCGCGCCGATGAGGCGCTTTACCGGGCCAAGGCGGCGGGGCGTAATCAGGTGCAGCCGGCGTAA